The sequence tgtgttttctttatgTCTTCtatctacaaaataaaacaagctgAATTAATACCTAAATTGTGGGGTTTCCATCATTTTTGCCGGTGGTTGTAAAACTTTCCTGCAGCCAGGACATGCTGTAGGTTTCAGATAATCATGCACAGGTGTTCTGTGGCCACAAGAGGGAGAAAGAACAGCATGGATGGAAAGAAGAGACACGCTGTTGACCTGTAAATATCATCATAGCTTCATTCTGCAACAGAACAAAGTGAGAAAATACTAAGTACCAGGTATTTGATCTATTTATTGTAGAAAAACAGATATTAGGTCTCATCTTATCACGCTCTTTGTCTTTCTAACTGACAAACACGTTTTACTCAGTAGAAGAAAACCTAGAGCTTCACCCCCTCAAACAGAGTCTTGCATGTACAAACATGCATGCGTGTCCGACCCTTCTTCACAACACGAGAAGGATGTGGAAGTCACACAGAGTACGAAAGGCTTCCCATTCTGATgagactgattgattgattgaattaactttttattttttatttggtgAAAACAAAGCAGTACAGCTGTTACAAAATGTAGAGAGCTAAATAGCCATCCAGTTCATTTCTAAACACGGCACTAATTTGTTGACAGTCAGTTGTTTGTCAGTTGCCTTTTTCTGTAACGTCAACTGGAAAAAcctctttcacacaaactgAAGGAGGGCATATCATCAACCAGTATTGCAGTGTTGTGATGGATTTCAGTCGACTTTAGACATGAACAGAGGCCCAGTTAAATGTTCAGGCCAAACTATATCTGTAGCTCATCTCAGCTGTGCAGGTAAAGTTACTGAATGATCAATCTTAACATTTGCAATCATTTGTTCCAGCATCAAGAGTGTTAAAAAGTAGTTTGAATTCATCCAGTGAAACAGGTCTTTAAGATTCAGGCAGTTAGTGCTCTAGGTACAACTTAAtggagaaggagaaaaaaaaacaatggtttGAAGAACTTCTTGAATTTTTTTGTAGGTAGGGAACACCTAGACAGAACCCACTAAGATACAGTCTCAGTTTCAGAATTAAATGTACAGCTGACAGATGGGAGATTAAGAGCTTTGATTTAGCTTTGGAGAGCaacttgtgttttgtttaagttTTAAATCACACAAGATCTGCTGAACAATACTATAACCTGGTTGTAGTTGAGAGCCTGACTAAGTGTAAGAGTGCAACACAGTAGATCGTAGTATCGTGAGCGTAAAAGTGGGAATTGCCGTTTGATAGTCGATCAAGACTGTTCactcatgaaatgaaaagcagTCATTCCAGGATAAGTGATCCCTGAAAAACACCTTTGATTACACTGGGGTGGCTCAAAGGGGCACATTTTACCTTCATATAGCCAAAAGTGTCACACTGTTGGAGAGATCATTTTCAAACCACCCAACATCATGTTCACAGTTTAACACTGATAAGTATATGCTTTAATATATAAGATTaaaagcattagcattagcgttacatttttttaattttggttGTCTTTTCCAAATACAAGATGGTAAGTGAAAACACTGAATTTTGAATTCTTTCATCTGTTTTTCCTTACAGTTTAGTTTACTTTACAGTTTTGCTCTCATGAACTCATATATTCCATTGCTTTAtcctatttttcattcattttgcaTATTTCTGTAGCATTTTTATCAGTTTATAGTGAAAAGGACTTACACAAAGCTTGAAGACGATCACTGCTTGTACCAGAGCACTCGTGGAGGATTTTTGTGTGCAACTTTGTGTCTTAACCTtatcattattaaaataaatcagTACCAGGACAAAAGCCAAAACGTTCTCAGTAAAATCatctcagaattttttttttctttgtgcctCAGTGTATGTGCGTTCGTGAACGTCTGtatggaagtgtgtgtgtgtgtgtgggggggggattAAAGGAGAGGTCATCTCAGGTTTTGGTACACCACTCCACCACTCTCTGTTATTTTTTGCGCAGAAGTAGTTGCCGCAGATTGTTGCCACAGAAACAGACAGCCAATAACATGGTCTGAACAGCAGGGTGTGGGGTCAGACCACCTCGAGCCACAGGAAAACAATACCTCAGACTCCTCCCACATCGCTGCCTTGCATGTTTTGGGTGTTGGAGACAGTGAGTGGGTGTGCGTTCAGTCAGCTTTGTAGGTCAGATATTGGGTACTTAGTGGAGCATTGAGTTATGTTTTGATGAGGGCTTTTTTATGCCATGCTGATGTGCAGCTTTCACAGAGGGTGAAGTACGAGCAGCGGATCACATTCAAGTTGGCTCGACGAAGTCTGTCCTTCAGTGATGATTATACACTAGTTGAAGTGtaaagatgatgatgaagatgaatgGCTTCAAATTGTTGGGTTAAATGAATCTTTGTCCTTCTTTATTGTGTCACTAAATGTGGAAACTTGCACAAAGAGGAAGATCGCTCACATGTTACCAGAAATGCAAAAACTGCCATCTTGCATACTACACATGATGTATTCAGTCATACAAATCAATTCAAATAACTAACTGATTCATTGTTggccaaaagaaaataattGACAACTATTTTAAAGTCAATCGGTCATCAtgatttgcatttatttttggGGGAGAATTGTCTTCCTTAGTGTCTTAAATGATGATAAACTGAAGATCTTTTCAATTTTACAGTATTGTATGGACACAACCAATGGATTATTCAACAAGatcatcaataaaactaatTACTAAACTAAAAGTACTTTAAGCTGTACCCCTACATATCATCACTATATCTtgacaaatgaatgaaaaaagaaagaaagagtaaaGAAGCAATAAATCAGCCAGTAACACACTGACTGTGCCTTGCTTAAAAAGTGTCATCGGTTGCCATAGTAGTAACATATGATACTTGGTTCTGGAATGGTGATAACCAGGTTGGAAAGTGTTAATGTGCTCTAATGTCTCCAAATCCATTTAACTCAAAATGATTTTTATTAGATTCACCCTTTACATCCTGATTTTGATATAGCAATGCAATAAGTTTTTATCAACGTTATTATTTTCCTCAAGTTATAGTCATTTTAAAAAACTATCCAAAAAAAGGAAGATtgaactttttttcccctgttgtACACATAGTCTAACAAAGACTCGCTGCTTTGACACCAAAGTCTTAAATGCTTAGAGGAGGAATGTCGAGATTAAAAGGAAGACCTAACAAACACTAGAACAAATCTTTAAATACGTGTGCACTGGTAAAATGGGTTATGAAGGCCCTTGTTTATACAATCCATTCTTATAGGCTTTGGCAGAATGGCAGTGTTGGGTAACCTGGgaatgagaacaggaaacacaGTCGACATGGTTTTGTGTCTTTGGACACAGATTAGACTGAAAAGGTAACAGGAGTCATTGTCAAACCTCAAaagctttatttgttttttgactAGTCAAAGGCTGGTGCTTTCATAGGTGCTTGTATAGTTTGTAAAACATGGGCATTATCTGCTTCAGTTAGAGGAAGAAACAAGATGAGACATGCGCTGATTACACTGGATACGACAGGAAGAAAGACACACATACCGTACATGAATATGACTCAGATGAGTTGATGATTATTGACAATAACAGGTTTCCTGCAGGCTCCTTTTCACTCCATTAAGACATTAGAGGGGGTTGGTGACCTTTCAAGTTTATTCGTCCTGACAGGACTGCTATTGTGTTGCATGCAGAGGCTTTACACATCACCGAAAACTGTGCAACGCCTGATTAAAGGAGCACTCTGTGAAATATGTACATGTCGAAGTTAGTCCATGAATgtggggaacaacacgcagtttgagaaatcatttttctttttggtaCTCATTCATCGATACTTAGAGAGTGTAATGtgacaaaaaaatgtattagtTATATAGCAAACCACTTTAAGATGTAAACTCTTGTATTTCGAAAATGTTTTTAAGAAGAACATATTTATGGACACAACCTCATAGACCACCAGaaacaaacataaaagaaaaaatctaaatgGCAACCTGTTGCATTTACATATTTTTTACACTGGAGAGAGCTGGAAagtgtttttcttctgtttgtcCATCAGCTTCTATACTTACAGTACTATAAGCCTATTCCAccaaaaaacataaattatAAGTAGTGGgaaattaaacacacacacactttacttCTGAAATAGCAAATATGTCCATGATCCAACTGTCCACTTTCTATTAATGTGTGTGTTAAAGATCATAAATCAGGCCTGTTCACCTTTTAGTGTGTGAAACAAACTGTGGCATTGTGGATTGGAGATCAACCAAAGACACACCCAGCAATTGTAATGATTCAGAAACATCACCTTTGACTGGATTCAACAATCGACCTTCCAACTGGTGGATAGTCACTCTACCTGGTGAGCAAGAGCTACCCCAAGATGCAAGATTAAAACCTCAACTCTTATGTGTCTAACCCTGGCTACAGAGACTGTTTTGGTCTTTCTGATGTAGCTAAGAAAAAGCACATTGTGAGTGTTCATCTTAAAATTCTCATATGTGTCCTATTCTGTGAAACAGGGAAATTCAGGGTGACTTTGTTCACTTTTACTCCCCTGAGATTAAAACTTTGCATCCTGCCTATCTTGCATTTAAACCCCGGCTGGTATCAGGGTTTAACGTGATTTTGTTTTGATGATGGACGGTCTCagctcccggctggggcctttctgtgtggagtttgcatgttctccccatgtatgcgtgggttctctctgggtactccagatCATTGCCTAAATGAAGAAAGGTGTTGGAGTGTCCTGTCCCACTTAATTCATATGCTTTGGAGAGTGTGATGATAATTCCATTGATTTCATGTGCATTAATGGAAACTACTGTAATGTGTCAGAGTGAGTCAAGAGGCTGCTTTTCAACTGCAGCCACTGAacagatgtttcagggtcaccgaTCATAAGCAAGCAGAACATTATTGAGAACAATATTATTTAAGATCACCTCATattacaaatacaaaaaaatataatcTGGGACAAAAATTTTAAGAAATGAAGACCATGAATGGCCACACCACCCTGCGTTGACAGACTGAGAAGGTGTGCACCGTGAACAGAATGCGCATGTCTGCATTGCACAATGAAAAGCCAATGGCATGACTTGAGAACAGAAAGTCCTGTCCTGGACAAAGAAAGTTCAGTAATGAAAGAGTGAGGACAACAGGGAACGACTAAGTGTTAGTGTTGATAGCTGAGTACTAATGAACCATTTCTCTGTGTCCATTTCTCAAACCGTAACTTGGATAAAGTTAAATTTTAAAAGAGAACACATTGACCAAATGCACTTCTTATATGAGGAAAAGAGACCCCTCTTGGTGCACCTCAAAACTGATAAGCACTTGCTTTCATCTGACTTTCTGAATCCTTTCTGCAAGCAAGTGGTGGATCTCCCTTTGATCTACAAGAGCTTGCCTATGAAATAATAAACCCACCTGACAACTAGATGTACAGGTGAGGAAGACATACACACATTTGTATGCTATCCTCATTTCCTTCTTCCCCCTTAACCTCTGACCTCTAATGACTTCCTCCCTGGCAGTGTGCTGATGCTGGAATGCAAAGTTGAGCTGCGGGGAAGGACTCCCCAGAACAATATGTCCACAAACACCCCTTTTGTGCTGCTAAAGATGTTAAAAGgtggaaatcattctccagttgtctGACTGAGAGGGCAAAGAGCAGGTCAGAGGTGGTGGAGGTCAAGAGCAGACAGGAAAGCACTAATATCCACATCTGGGGTTGGACACTTGTTTTGGGATGGATGACACACACACTGCTATCACACAACTGGATTGCTTTTATTCCCCCGTCTCTGTGTATAGAAACAGCTCCTGTCAGTGCAGAGCCGCTGAGAGTAATGAGAGACTGTTGCAAGCAACTGGAGGACAAGGTGCCACATGCAATCGACCCACTTGTGCATTTGAGTCTTTTGTGTCCGTGCTGCTTTATCCTGAGGGTGTGCCAATAGTATGTGGGAAAGGCTGTGATGTTATTAAAAAAACAGTTCAATGTGTATTGTGATCTTGGGTAAAAGCTGTGATTGTTTCATTCAGCAGTCCtaaaaaggcaaaaaataaataaataaatataaaaaataaaaaataaaaaataaatcagtggGTAATTATCAAGATTTCTTAGGCCTCAGCAGCCATAcaaaacatgtgtgtgtgtgtgtgtgtgtgtgtgtgtgtgttttgcacaTGAACATCCGACAGTAACAAGCAGATCTGAAGGTCACGGTGTTTTATTAGAACAGGAATCaatcacagaaaaaaactaGAAAAATTCAGTTGTTGTTCTATCATATTCGATCATTATCAAGCCAAAGAAGAACATTGTaacaatataaaatatttattggtggAGTATAAATACAGGTGTGTTGATACACCAGAGGTAGAGGAGATTATATCACCGCGTAATAATCAGTTCTGTGTCAGTTCAAAATAAGAGCTGTTAATACTAATTTAGAAATGCAATGTTCTCTATTTACAGTGTAGGACACCAAAACAGAGATACTTCAGCAACATGAGGGCCACTGCATGGTGTTCTACATATGTAAATGGTGATTGCGTGATCAAATATAACCCCAGAACTGCATGTACTGTGAACATATATAAACTTGAAACactttaaaatatataaattgaAAAGTCAAAATATAATATTCAAAGTAAAATCTACTCAAGtcgatttggaaaaaaaaatgcatgacaAGTATAAAAAAGTACTTTCTGGAACAGCATGAAGCAGCATTTAAGTGTGGAGCAGAATTACATTTACTTCACAGTACTTTATCTattttaataaataatattTATTAGTTTGATCATGATATTTACTTCTGGGAAATAGTGTGTCAAAAAAACTTATGGAAACTTTTCTAAACTGCCCATAAATTACATTTGAaggaaaatatatataataatgctGCGATATAACAAACTCCTGATAAATAAGCACACCTGAGCACAGTATCGGTGTTTCTTTCGCACTATATCTCATAGGTATTCgattaaaatcataaaaaaaaaggatttgaccACTTTTTAACAATCACAACTCCTAATCCTGCATTCagtctgaacctctctgaatcTAGCAGTCGTCACTCTGCAGCATGGAGAGGAAGAAAGAGCACACACTGGCCCAGGAGCTGCTGCAGTACTCTTCAGCCGTTTTCCGGTGGTCCGGGCGCTTCGTGCAAGCcgtctggctgctgctgctggtggtggtggtggtggggcgGGATCGCGGCGGAGGTGTGGAAGTGCTCGACTCTCCAGAGCGACGGACGATCAAGAGGCTACGGATGTCCAGCTTGAAGTGCGCATCCCGCGATGCGCGCTTACACATCGCAGTCTTCACGAGCGCAAGCTCGTCCCTGCACAGTTTGCCCTGGAGTTTCCTCAGTGTGCGGGCCACTTGTTTCCAGAAGCCTTTGGGGTCGGACTGGTAGCCCGGGCAGCTCTGAGGTTTGGCGTTGTATTCACAACTCAGGCCGGTAACTTCGTGTTTGACCTGCGCCCCCGGGTTTTTGCATGTGACCAGTATCTTCACAGTATCCCTGACGTCTCTCGAGTTCCACGTGCACTGCATCTTATCGCCGGTGGAGAACTTCCCCCGGCCGGTCGCCGCACCCTTGTTCCCGCTCCTCTGAGCTCTACCGGATAGCTTGTCCGCTGCGCGCTCTCCAGAAGACAGAGAGACTTGCTGCTCGAGGAAAGCCAGCAACAACCAGAGCGCGAAAGCCCTCAGCACCATCATCGTTCTGCACAGAAATATTCACCTGAAAGTGACAAATGGTTGTGGAAATTATCAAGATTCAGAGTCTGATAGCCAATATTTTGGGTACACAGTAGCGTATAGACTGAGTGATAACAATTATCCTAAAAGCACACGGATCCAGATTAATACAATTTACAATATAAGTGAATAACATTATTCAACTGGCTAAGTTTATTTGGGTTACCTGGTAACGCCGTTACGCAGCTAAATAGTGGTGCAGTAGCCGATCAATGACTGAATTCAGATACTGTTGTGAAAAGTAACAAGGCTATACTGTAAGTGTACTACAGATGATACAACAAAGTCACCTATACTGAGTCAAACTTACCGAAACGAACAAGTGGTGCGGCGCGTAAAAACTGCGTTGTGTGCCTCTCTGTCGTCTGGCACATGGCTTTCATAGATAGATGTGCAGCACGCCCACCATTCAGCACAAACACTCTTACGTACGCACGTAGCCTACGTGCAAATTCATTGAGAAAAATGTTGGCAGCAGTTTCCGATGCGAATGCTTTTTTTGTGTGGCGTGACCCGACGTGCCCAAGTCTGAGTTCGCGCCTTTAACAGCGAGCTGAGCTAAAGATTAGAAGAGACTAAATACTAGTGATGCATCTGCGTATCCCTACAGGCTGGTGAGTTTAAAGTACTATGACACGCCCGAGAACTGTTGTAACACCACCTCATTACACCACCAGAACATTTTGGAGGCTCGACTCCAACGTTTCCACCAATCTTGTCCTGCGTTCAGCTATCAGGAGATCATCAGAGATCAGCCCGAGCAATGTGTGTTTTAAGAATTAACTTTTATTGACAGTGCACGGGGGAAAAGGCATTAACACGACTCTCTGTTTATACGATATTAAGTTCAAACACGATGGAAATGAAACGTGCAGTCATTAGAGAAAAGCCTAAACAATTAAACATAAGATATAAAGTGATacttt is a genomic window of Odontesthes bonariensis isolate fOdoBon6 chromosome 4, fOdoBon6.hap1, whole genome shotgun sequence containing:
- the LOC142379306 gene encoding fibroblast growth factor-binding protein 1-like, with translation MMVLRAFALWLLLAFLEQQVSLSSGERAADKLSGRAQRSGNKGAATGRGKFSTGDKMQCTWNSRDVRDTVKILVTCKNPGAQVKHEVTGLSCEYNAKPQSCPGYQSDPKGFWKQVARTLRKLQGKLCRDELALVKTAMCKRASRDAHFKLDIRSLLIVRRSGESSTSTPPPRSRPTTTTTSSSSQTACTKRPDHRKTAEEYCSSSWASVCSFFLSMLQSDDC